In Candidatus Binatia bacterium, one DNA window encodes the following:
- a CDS encoding sulfatase-like hydrolase/transferase — MRALRAVLAAVVLTCAAACSDRDGVSDVASRPNVVWIVADDVSREIGAYGDPLARTPNVDRLAAEGTRFENAFATSGVCAPSRAALITGMYATSIGAHHMRTLDRGYQPVPPPEVKTFTEHLRAAGYWTSNWGKLDYQFSGALDGAPISNWDEPNGDWRGRAPGQPFFAYVTILVTHESQLFGDAGVTETDPDAVRVPPYYPDTPVVRRDFARHYDNVARMDARVGEILALLEEDGVADNTVVFFFPDNGRGFPRDKRTIYDGGIHEPLVVRWPGRIPAGAVDPQLVSFVDLAPTVLALAGVPVPAHMLGRVFLGPEPDPEPDYVFAAADRHDEAHDHIRAVRDRRYKYIRNYRPDLPYGQPIRFRENLATMREIFRLHDEGLLAPPADWYYRATKPVEELYDTLVDPHELENLAASPQHQDVLLRMRAALDQWVQRTRDLGFVLEEELAERYWPGGVQPQTPPPLVSPQGGTFVDAVTVVLGAPVDGASIVWTLEQGDDVHWRLYHEPIVLTTSATLRARAVRYGWAESEEARACFVIGAAPSSCP; from the coding sequence ATGCGGGCGCTGCGCGCGGTTCTGGCTGCGGTCGTTCTGACCTGCGCCGCCGCGTGCAGCGACCGCGACGGCGTGTCGGACGTCGCGAGCCGTCCGAACGTCGTCTGGATCGTCGCCGACGACGTGAGCCGCGAGATCGGCGCGTACGGCGACCCGCTCGCGCGCACCCCGAACGTCGACCGGCTCGCCGCCGAGGGCACGCGCTTCGAGAACGCGTTCGCGACCTCCGGCGTCTGCGCGCCGAGCCGCGCCGCGCTGATCACGGGCATGTACGCGACCTCGATCGGCGCGCACCACATGCGCACGCTCGACCGCGGCTACCAGCCCGTGCCGCCGCCGGAGGTGAAGACGTTCACCGAGCACCTGCGCGCGGCGGGCTACTGGACGAGCAACTGGGGCAAGCTCGACTACCAGTTCAGCGGCGCGCTCGACGGCGCGCCGATCAGCAACTGGGACGAGCCGAACGGCGACTGGCGCGGGCGCGCGCCGGGTCAACCGTTCTTCGCCTACGTGACGATCCTGGTGACGCACGAGAGCCAGCTCTTCGGCGACGCCGGGGTCACCGAGACCGATCCGGACGCGGTGCGCGTCCCGCCGTACTACCCCGACACGCCGGTCGTGCGGCGTGACTTCGCGCGTCACTACGACAACGTCGCGCGCATGGACGCGCGGGTCGGCGAGATCCTGGCGCTGCTCGAGGAAGACGGCGTTGCGGACAACACCGTCGTCTTCTTCTTCCCGGACAACGGGCGCGGCTTCCCGCGCGACAAGCGAACGATTTACGACGGCGGCATCCACGAGCCGCTCGTCGTCCGCTGGCCGGGACGCATCCCTGCGGGTGCGGTCGACCCGCAGCTCGTGAGCTTCGTCGATCTCGCACCGACGGTGCTCGCGCTCGCGGGCGTGCCCGTGCCCGCGCACATGCTGGGCCGCGTGTTCTTGGGCCCCGAGCCGGATCCCGAGCCCGACTACGTCTTCGCCGCCGCCGACCGCCACGACGAAGCCCACGACCACATCCGCGCGGTGCGCGACCGGCGCTACAAGTACATCCGCAACTACCGCCCCGATCTGCCCTACGGTCAGCCGATCCGCTTCCGCGAGAACCTCGCCACCATGCGCGAGATCTTCCGCCTGCACGACGAGGGTCTGCTCGCGCCGCCGGCGGATTGGTACTACCGCGCGACCAAGCCGGTCGAGGAGCTCTACGACACGCTGGTCGATCCGCACGAGCTCGAGAACCTCGCCGCGAGCCCGCAGCACCAGGACGTGCTGCTGCGCATGCGCGCGGCGCTCGATCAGTGGGTCCAGCGCACGCGCGACCTCGGCTTCGTGCTCGAGGAGGAGCTCGCGGAGCGCTACTGGCCGGGCGGCGTGCAGCCGCAGACGCCACCGCCGCTCGTGTCGCCGCAAGGCGGCACGTTCGTCGATGCGGTGACCGTCGTGCTCGGCGCGCCCGTCGACGGTGCTTCCATCGTGTGGACGCTCGAGCAAGGTGACGACGTCCACTGGCGGCTCTACCACGAGCCGATCGTGCTCACGACGAGCGCGACGCTGCGCGCCCGCGCCGTGCGCTACGGCTGGGCGGAGAGCGAGGAGGCGCGCGCGTGCTTCGTCATCGGAGCCGCGCCGTCGAGCTGTCCGTGA
- a CDS encoding lysophospholipid acyltransferase family protein yields MLAAVLSVLFWVGIGVTSLLLFPIALLIWLVTVPFDRRLRLLHRFTCWWASLYTWLNPIWRVHVVGRENIRPGATYVMVANHLSFLDILVLFRLQRHFKWVSKAEMFRIPAIGWNMRLNRYVKLRRGDKNSIRQMMETCRKTLAEGSSLMIFPEGTRSPDGRLRAFKPGAFQLALEARVPILPIVISGTADALPKHGFVLRGHHEIGVRVLPEIPYESFAHLTVEQLTARVHELYLRETGELERVAAKQEDERRQA; encoded by the coding sequence GTGCTCGCCGCAGTTCTGTCCGTGCTCTTCTGGGTCGGGATCGGGGTGACCTCGCTCCTGCTCTTCCCGATCGCGCTCCTGATCTGGCTCGTCACCGTGCCGTTCGATCGGCGGCTGCGCCTGCTGCACCGCTTCACCTGCTGGTGGGCGTCGCTCTACACCTGGCTCAACCCGATCTGGCGGGTGCACGTGGTCGGGCGCGAGAACATCCGCCCCGGTGCGACCTACGTCATGGTCGCGAACCACCTCTCGTTCCTCGACATCCTCGTGCTCTTCCGCCTGCAGCGGCACTTCAAGTGGGTGTCGAAGGCGGAGATGTTCCGCATCCCGGCGATCGGCTGGAACATGCGTCTGAACCGCTACGTCAAGCTGCGGCGCGGCGACAAGAACAGCATTCGCCAGATGATGGAGACCTGCCGCAAGACGCTCGCCGAGGGCAGCTCGCTGATGATCTTTCCCGAGGGCACGCGCTCGCCCGACGGCCGCCTGCGCGCGTTCAAGCCCGGCGCCTTCCAGCTCGCGCTCGAAGCGCGCGTGCCGATCCTGCCGATCGTGATCTCCGGCACGGCGGACGCCTTGCCGAAGCACGGCTTCGTGCTGCGCGGCCACCACGAGATCGGCGTCCGTGTGCTGCCCGAGATCCCGTACGAGAGCTTCGCGCACCTCACGGTCGAGCAGCTGACCGCGCGCGTGCACGAGCTCTATCTGCGCGAGACCGGCGAGCTCGAGCGCGTCGCCGCCAAGCAAGAGGACGAGCGCCGCCAAGCCTGA
- a CDS encoding GDSL-type esterase/lipase family protein produces MRRRLFVLLVATVLLVAALELGVRALVADPAAGLHFAARQSACCRLDERLLWTFEPGASGAWGTDEFTETTTIDALGLRGAAPGARSSGDVTVLAAGDSFTYGHGMPDDGTYPALLQTELGARGLAATVLNAGVPGYGSDQTYRALVERWLALSPDVVLFGIHCSDVGYDADMSLYDLEAGRLVELPTWSSWVLLQGRLFAALPRPVRKLKSVQAVLGTLHRADPFRRLPQLDEAALGIWQRAKIVAQLEDLERRGRDAGFVVRAVVMPCKQDLVGGDREIYGDLVERLRERGVRAIDAGTAMRERGGEGRAVFFARDWHLNARGNRLLAEIVAAAVEDDVRRAATAATERRNTRDGEQASGGPSG; encoded by the coding sequence ATGCGACGCCGGCTCTTCGTGCTGCTCGTCGCGACGGTGCTCCTGGTCGCGGCGCTCGAGCTCGGCGTGCGCGCGCTCGTCGCCGACCCGGCGGCAGGTCTCCACTTCGCCGCCCGGCAGAGCGCGTGCTGTCGCCTGGACGAGCGTCTCCTGTGGACCTTCGAGCCGGGCGCGAGCGGCGCCTGGGGCACCGACGAGTTCACCGAGACGACGACCATCGATGCGCTCGGCCTGCGCGGCGCGGCGCCCGGAGCGCGCAGCTCGGGCGACGTGACGGTGCTCGCCGCGGGCGACTCCTTCACCTACGGCCACGGCATGCCGGACGACGGCACGTACCCGGCGCTGCTGCAGACGGAGCTCGGCGCGCGGGGGCTCGCCGCGACCGTGCTGAACGCCGGCGTCCCGGGCTACGGCAGCGACCAGACCTACCGCGCGCTCGTCGAGCGCTGGCTCGCGCTCTCCCCGGACGTCGTGCTGTTCGGCATCCACTGCTCCGACGTCGGCTACGACGCCGACATGTCGCTCTACGACCTCGAGGCGGGGCGTCTCGTCGAGCTGCCGACCTGGAGCAGCTGGGTGCTGCTGCAAGGACGCCTCTTCGCCGCGCTGCCGCGTCCGGTACGCAAGCTGAAGAGCGTGCAGGCCGTGCTCGGCACGCTGCACCGCGCGGACCCGTTCCGACGGCTGCCGCAGCTCGACGAGGCCGCGCTCGGCATCTGGCAGCGCGCCAAGATCGTAGCCCAGCTCGAGGACCTCGAGCGCCGCGGGCGCGACGCAGGATTCGTCGTGCGCGCGGTGGTCATGCCGTGCAAGCAGGACCTGGTCGGCGGCGACCGCGAGATCTACGGCGACCTGGTGGAGCGGCTCCGCGAGCGCGGCGTGCGCGCGATCGACGCCGGCACCGCGATGCGCGAGCGCGGGGGCGAGGGACGCGCGGTCTTCTTCGCGCGCGACTGGCACCTGAACGCGCGCGGCAACCGGTTGCTCGCGGAGATCGTCGCCGCGGCGGTCGAGGACGACGTCCGCCGCGCCGCGACCGCTGCCACGGAGCGACGGAATACGCGTGACGGCGAGCAAGCGAGCGGTGGGCCAAGCGGCTAG
- the amrS gene encoding AmmeMemoRadiSam system radical SAM enzyme codes for MTKREQLRPGVVRGSWWRRLDDGRLECVLCPRRCRLHEGQRGFCWVREAGADAIYLTSYGRASGFCIDPIEKKPLAHFYPGTSVLSFGTAGCNLGCRFCQNWDISKARDDDRLLDSASPEAIAEAAVRTGCKSVAFTYNDPVIFAEYAIDTAIAAHERGVETVAVTAGYVTAEARPEFFRHVDAANVDLKGFTEEFYRKQCLGHLEPVLETLAWLHRETDVWLEVTTLLIPGHNDSDAEIDRLAAWYLDHLGADVPLHFTAFHPDFRMRDVPRTPAATLVRARERARAAGLHHVYTGNVSDPAGQSTYCAGCGALVIERDGYELGAWRLDEHGRCRACGTPLAGRFDAVPGTWGARRAMVRLAS; via the coding sequence GTGACGAAGCGCGAGCAGCTCCGCCCCGGCGTGGTGCGCGGCAGCTGGTGGCGCCGCCTCGACGACGGCCGCCTCGAGTGCGTTCTGTGCCCGCGTCGCTGCCGCCTGCACGAAGGCCAGCGTGGCTTCTGCTGGGTGCGCGAGGCCGGCGCCGACGCGATCTACTTGACGAGCTACGGACGCGCGTCCGGCTTCTGCATCGACCCGATCGAGAAGAAGCCGCTCGCGCACTTCTACCCGGGCACGAGCGTGCTCTCGTTCGGCACCGCGGGCTGCAACCTCGGCTGCCGGTTCTGCCAGAATTGGGACATCTCGAAGGCGCGCGACGACGACCGGCTGCTCGACAGCGCCTCGCCCGAGGCGATCGCCGAGGCCGCCGTGCGCACCGGCTGCAAGAGCGTCGCCTTCACCTACAACGACCCGGTGATCTTCGCGGAGTACGCGATCGACACGGCGATCGCGGCGCACGAGCGCGGCGTCGAGACGGTCGCGGTCACCGCGGGCTACGTCACCGCCGAGGCGCGCCCCGAGTTCTTCCGGCACGTCGACGCGGCGAACGTCGACCTCAAGGGCTTCACCGAGGAGTTCTACCGCAAGCAGTGCCTCGGCCACCTCGAACCCGTGCTCGAGACGCTCGCATGGCTGCACCGCGAGACCGACGTCTGGCTCGAGGTGACGACGCTGCTCATTCCCGGGCACAACGACTCGGACGCCGAGATCGACCGCCTCGCGGCGTGGTACCTCGACCATCTCGGAGCGGACGTGCCGCTGCACTTCACGGCCTTCCATCCCGACTTCCGCATGCGCGACGTGCCGCGGACGCCGGCCGCGACGCTCGTCCGCGCGCGCGAGCGGGCGCGCGCCGCGGGCCTGCACCACGTCTACACCGGCAACGTTTCGGATCCGGCCGGGCAGTCGACGTACTGCGCGGGCTGCGGCGCGCTCGTGATCGAGCGCGACGGCTACGAGCTCGGCGCGTGGCGGCTCGACGAGCACGGACGCTGCCGCGCCTGCGGCACGCCGCTCGCCGGACGCTTCGATGCGGTCCCCGGCACGTGGGGCGCGCGACGCGCGATGGTGCGGCTCGCGAGCTGA
- a CDS encoding class III extradiol dioxygenase subunit B-like domain-containing protein yields MSVCCAALMCHAPIVVPPIGGAEGAACRRTTEAMARLAERVVAHEPDRLVLISPHAPRDPTRFGVVCDERIAGSFARFGHSDVALELPGAPDAARAVVEQAARRGVGCVTRSGADLDHGSMVPLWFLVQAGWRGSTLNVALPYDEDPDGEAERALGGALRAASDALGERWAVVASGDMSHRVTPGAPAGFHPRASEFDRCFVAALEARDYSAACRPDPVLRELAAEDVVASTTVALAAAGFASDRGTVLSYEAPFGVGYAEALLYSDASGAP; encoded by the coding sequence ATGTCCGTCTGCTGCGCAGCGCTGATGTGTCACGCGCCGATCGTCGTGCCGCCGATCGGCGGCGCGGAGGGTGCCGCGTGCCGTCGCACGACCGAGGCCATGGCGCGTCTCGCGGAGCGCGTGGTCGCGCACGAGCCCGATCGCCTGGTCCTGATCAGCCCGCACGCGCCGCGCGACCCAACGCGCTTCGGCGTCGTCTGCGACGAGCGCATCGCCGGCAGCTTCGCGCGCTTCGGCCACAGTGACGTCGCGCTCGAGCTGCCGGGCGCGCCGGACGCGGCGCGCGCGGTCGTCGAGCAGGCCGCGCGTCGGGGCGTCGGCTGCGTCACACGCAGCGGAGCGGACCTCGACCACGGCAGCATGGTGCCGCTCTGGTTCCTCGTGCAGGCCGGCTGGCGCGGCTCGACGCTGAACGTCGCGCTGCCGTACGACGAGGACCCCGACGGCGAGGCCGAGCGCGCGCTCGGCGGGGCGCTGCGCGCGGCGTCGGACGCGCTCGGCGAGCGCTGGGCGGTGGTCGCCTCGGGCGACATGAGCCACCGGGTCACGCCGGGCGCGCCCGCGGGCTTTCACCCGCGCGCGTCCGAGTTCGACCGCTGCTTCGTCGCGGCGCTCGAGGCGCGCGACTACTCCGCCGCTTGCCGTCCGGACCCGGTGCTGCGCGAGCTCGCGGCGGAGGACGTGGTCGCGTCGACGACGGTCGCGCTCGCGGCCGCAGGATTCGCGAGCGACCGCGGCACGGTGCTGTCCTACGAGGCGCCGTTCGGCGTCGGCTACGCCGAGGCCCTGCTCTACAGCGACGCGAGCGGCGCGCCCTGA
- a CDS encoding OB-fold domain-containing protein, which yields MAVLSGDVPFRVLPQLNDHNRDFWTAGARDELRLWRCGDCRYWIHPWQPICPQCRSKNLATEATSGRARLATYTINHQRWMPGPEIPYVVAIVEIVEQPSLRLTTNLVNCPHDQIRIGMPLRVVFEHHPDPDGDVYIPLFEPEVA from the coding sequence TTGGCCGTCTTGTCGGGCGACGTTCCGTTTCGCGTCCTGCCGCAGCTCAACGACCACAACCGCGACTTCTGGACCGCCGGCGCGCGCGACGAGCTGCGGCTCTGGCGCTGCGGCGACTGCCGCTACTGGATCCACCCGTGGCAGCCGATCTGCCCGCAGTGCCGCTCGAAGAACCTCGCCACCGAGGCGACGTCGGGCCGCGCGCGGCTTGCGACCTACACCATCAACCACCAGCGCTGGATGCCGGGTCCGGAGATTCCCTACGTGGTCGCGATCGTCGAGATCGTCGAGCAGCCATCGTTGCGCTTGACGACCAATCTCGTGAACTGCCCGCACGACCAGATCCGCATCGGCATGCCGCTGCGGGTCGTCTTCGAGCATCACCCCGATCCCGACGGCGACGTCTACATCCCACTCTTCGAGCCGGAGGTCGCGTGA
- a CDS encoding thiolase family protein: MGAAERTSCISGVGQSDVGRRLGRDPLELTLDACLAAIADAGLEVRDIDGLSTYPGPMATPPGFSGASAYEVIDALRLNVGWYDSGLETSGQLGSVIKAALAVSAGLCNHVLCFRSVWEGSAQGMQGRAAVMPGGGGGGSFKAHGFLQWQLPFSAPSAAVWIAMFAQAHFHRYGTTKEQMAWIALNGRRNAQLNPKAIYRDPMTLDDYMASRIVATPFSLFDCDVPCDGATAVIVSRLDRARDLRHPPLRIESVGAALRGRPSWDQYEDLTTMPNRDAAAQMWSRTDLKPKDVQMAQLYDGFSFLTMSWLEALGFCKVGESGPFIEGGHRIARDGELPLNTHGGQLSAGRLHGYGFLHEAALQMWGVAGERQLARPPEIGVVAAGGGQTCGCLLLVRD; encoded by the coding sequence ATGGGTGCCGCGGAGAGAACGAGCTGCATCAGCGGCGTCGGACAGTCCGACGTCGGGCGCCGCCTCGGACGCGATCCGCTCGAGCTGACGCTCGACGCCTGCCTCGCCGCGATCGCGGACGCGGGACTCGAGGTGCGCGACATCGACGGGCTCTCGACCTATCCCGGACCGATGGCGACGCCGCCGGGCTTCTCGGGCGCGAGCGCGTACGAGGTGATCGACGCGCTCCGGCTGAACGTCGGCTGGTACGACAGCGGCCTCGAGACCTCGGGCCAGCTCGGCTCGGTGATCAAGGCGGCGCTCGCGGTGTCGGCGGGGCTGTGCAACCACGTGCTGTGCTTCCGCTCGGTGTGGGAGGGCAGCGCGCAGGGCATGCAGGGCCGCGCCGCGGTCATGCCGGGCGGCGGCGGAGGCGGCTCGTTCAAGGCGCACGGCTTCCTGCAGTGGCAGCTGCCGTTCTCGGCGCCGTCGGCCGCGGTGTGGATCGCGATGTTCGCCCAGGCGCACTTCCACCGCTACGGCACGACCAAGGAGCAGATGGCCTGGATCGCGCTCAACGGACGGCGCAACGCGCAGCTCAATCCGAAGGCGATCTACCGCGACCCGATGACGCTCGACGACTACATGGCGTCGCGCATCGTCGCCACACCGTTCTCGCTCTTCGACTGCGACGTGCCGTGCGACGGCGCGACCGCGGTGATCGTCTCGCGCCTCGACCGCGCGCGCGACCTGCGCCATCCGCCGCTGCGCATCGAGTCGGTGGGCGCGGCGCTGCGCGGGCGTCCTTCGTGGGACCAGTACGAGGACCTGACGACGATGCCGAACCGCGACGCCGCGGCGCAAATGTGGTCGCGCACCGACCTCAAGCCGAAGGACGTCCAGATGGCGCAGCTCTACGACGGCTTTTCGTTCTTGACGATGTCGTGGCTCGAGGCGCTCGGCTTCTGCAAGGTCGGCGAGAGCGGGCCGTTCATCGAGGGCGGCCATCGCATCGCGCGCGACGGCGAGCTGCCGCTCAACACGCACGGCGGACAGCTCTCGGCGGGACGTCTGCACGGCTACGGCTTCCTGCACGAGGCGGCGCTGCAGATGTGGGGCGTGGCGGGCGAGCGGCAGCTCGCGCGTCCGCCGGAGATCGGCGTGGTCGCCGCCGGCGGCGGGCAGACGTGCGGCTGCCTACTGCTGGTGCGCGACTGA
- a CDS encoding glycosyltransferase, with translation MQIVQPTIDVCVASYKRPQQLETLLHSLVTQETDGEIRFRIVVADNDAARTAEPVVRAFAASGIELRYDVEPRQSISLARNKALSLASAGLIATTDDDLYVEPRWLLTLYRAMTAYDADVVHGPVIPEFPPRTPAWICDCPIFNRPNPPTGSTDGYVYSTANALFRRSLIADRATPFDPRFGRTGGEDSAFFNGLRDRGARMVWCREAQVIGPVSPARANLRWLLQRRFRYGNLHPLNGVRPTRPSDVAAVGTEAVKHTLAAPLYLAAGLVARRHRDRGMKALLALLLHAAFVLGVVSHYVGYVYEEYRPR, from the coding sequence GTGCAGATCGTACAGCCGACGATCGACGTCTGCGTCGCGTCGTACAAGCGACCGCAGCAGCTCGAGACGCTCCTGCATTCGCTGGTGACGCAGGAGACCGATGGCGAGATCCGCTTCCGGATCGTCGTCGCCGACAACGACGCCGCGCGCACGGCCGAGCCGGTGGTGCGCGCGTTCGCCGCTTCGGGCATCGAGCTGCGCTACGACGTCGAGCCGCGGCAGAGCATCTCGCTCGCGCGCAACAAGGCGCTCTCGCTCGCCAGCGCGGGCCTGATCGCCACCACCGACGACGATCTCTACGTCGAGCCGCGCTGGCTCTTGACGCTCTACCGCGCGATGACGGCGTACGACGCGGACGTCGTGCACGGGCCGGTGATCCCGGAGTTTCCGCCGCGGACGCCCGCGTGGATCTGCGACTGCCCGATCTTCAACCGACCGAACCCGCCGACCGGGTCGACCGACGGCTACGTGTACAGCACCGCGAACGCGCTCTTCCGACGCAGCCTGATCGCGGATCGCGCCACACCGTTCGACCCGCGCTTCGGGCGGACGGGCGGCGAGGACAGCGCGTTCTTCAACGGCCTGCGGGATCGCGGCGCGCGCATGGTCTGGTGTCGCGAGGCGCAGGTGATCGGACCCGTGTCGCCGGCGCGCGCCAACCTGCGCTGGCTCCTGCAGCGACGCTTCCGCTACGGCAACCTGCACCCGCTGAACGGCGTGCGCCCGACCCGCCCCAGCGACGTCGCCGCGGTCGGGACGGAAGCCGTCAAGCACACGCTCGCGGCGCCGCTCTACCTCGCGGCCGGGCTCGTCGCGCGCCGCCATCGCGACCGGGGCATGAAGGCGCTGCTCGCGCTGCTGCTGCACGCTGCGTTCGTGCTCGGCGTCGTCTCGCACTACGTGGGCTACGTGTACGAGGAGTATCGGCCGCGGTAG